Below is a window of Polyangiaceae bacterium DNA.
CCTTGAACGTGTCTGGAAAGAACTTCTCGGTGGGCAGGACGAGCGGGCGCTCACCCAGCTCGGGGCCCAGGCGCTGGATGAGGCGGGCGTAGCGCTGCACGACGGCCCGCACGACGGGCTCGGGAAGCTGTTCCATGGGCCAATGGTGACAGACCCCGGGGCGTCAGTCCACGGAGCGCGGCGCGCGGAGCCCGGGGCGTCAGTCCACGGAGCGCGGCGCGCGGAGCCCGGGGCGTCAGTCCACGGCACGCGGCGCGCGGAGCCCGGGGCGTCAGTCCACGGCACGCGGCGCGCGGAGCCCGGGGCGTCAGTCCACGGCACGCGGCGCGCGGACCCCGGAGCGAGAGAGGTCGCCGCGGCGGATGCGCTCGAGCTCGGCGAGCCGGATCACCACGCCCCGAGCCACGATGTCGAGCACGTGCTCGATGACCTGGCGCCGCTTGCGCGGATCACCGGAGAAGGTCAGGTGGCTCTTGGCGGCCTGGCCCCGCGGCAGCCTGCCCACGGCGGTGCAGCGCACGCGCAGCACGTCCCCGTCGTCCTGGATCGAGAGCTCCGAGATGGTGAAGCGATACTGGATCACGTTGTTGCGGCCCGCGCCCCACTTGGCGCGCCGGGACTCGCGGAGCAGGCGCTTCTTCAGGTACTTGGTGTAGCCCTTGGCGTTGGCGACGTCGGGCGGAAGCTCGACCTTGACGATCTTGATGGTCGGCCGCCCGTTGGGCGTGATCAGCGCGAGGCGCGCGTCCTTCTTCTCGCTCGGCTTGCCCTTGGCCGAGGCCGGGACCGCCGCGAGGAGAAGCGCACCGCACAGGGCCAGCCGGGAAAGGCCTCTCATATCGTCCCGGACGCTACGCCGCGGCGGTTGGCCGGCCAAAATTTCCGGGGTCTCGGCCCGCGAACCTGCTAATTCCGTGCCCGCCATGCCCGTTCAGGCTGCCTCCGACCGACCCGACGTGGACGTCGTCGTCATCGGCGGTGGAGTCAATGGTAGCGGCGTGGCGCGCGACGCCGCGCTCAGGGGGCTCTCGGTCGCGCTGTTCGAGCGCAACGACATCGCCTTCGGCGCCAGCGGCAACTCCAGCGGCATGATCCACGGCGGGCCGCGCTACCTCACCTACGACCCCGACGTGACGTACACGTCGTGCCTGGACTCGGGGCACATCCAGCGCATCGCGCCGCACCTGCTGTTCCGCATCCCGTTCCTGGTTCCCATCCAGGCCGGCCGCTACCCGGCCAGCGTCGCGCTCACGGGCTACGACGCGTTCTTCGACCTCTACGACAAGTACCAGGAGCTGAAGAGCGGCAAACCCCACGTCCGGCTGAGCGTGGACGAGATGCGCCAGCTGGAGCCGGGCCTGAAGGGCGATGCCGTCGGCGGCGTGACGTTCGACGAATGGGGCATCGACGGCGCGAGGCTCTGCATCGGCAACGTGGTGGACGCCATCGAGCACGGCGCGGAGGTGTACGTCCACACCACCGTCACCGAGGTGACCCGCCGCGAGGACGGCAGCGTGAGCGGCGTGCGTTATCGCAACCGAGTGACCGGAGAGAGCGGCGCGCGCACGGCGCGCGTGGTGGTCAACGCGACCGGAGCTTGGGCGCCGCTCACCGGCACCTTGGCCGGCCTCGAGCCCAAGGCCGCGCGCATCCGTCCTGGCAAGGGCATCCACGTCTTCCTGGATCGCCGGCTCACGAACTACGCGGTCGTCGCCACGGCCATCGACGGCCGGCAGGTGTTCCTCTTGCCCTGGCAGAACATGTCGGTGCTGGGCACGACCGACGACGACTACTACGGCGATCTGGACGAGGTCGTCGCCAACGGAGACGAGGTCCGCTACCTGACGCAGGCGGTGGAGCGGGTGTTCCCCGCCGTGAAGAGCGCCCGCGCCATCGGCACCTGGGGCGGTGTGCGCCCCACGCTCTACGCTTGGGGCCCGAACGAAGACAAGCTGAGCCGCGAGCACGAGATCGTCGATCACGCCGCGCACGGCGCCGACGGCTTGTATTCGATGATCGGCGGCAAGCTGGCCAGCTACCGGATCTTCGCCGAGGAGATGACGGACGTCGTCGCCAAGCGTCTCGGCAATGAGACGCCGGTCAAGACCCACGTCTCGCCGCTGCCGGGCGGGGACGAGGTCATCGATCCCTTCGTGCTCAGCGACGACGGCCTGATGGACCCGGTGGCCGCGCTCCGGTTGGAGTACCGCCACGGCAGCCGCGCGCTCAGGGTGATGGAGCGTATCGCCAGAGAGCCACGCGAGGCGCGCGTGACCTGCGAGTGCGAGCCCGTGCTCGAGGCCGAGGTGCGCTACGTCGTCGAGCACGAGCTGGCGACCAGCGTGGAGGACGTGTCGCGCCGGACCCGGCTCGGGCTCGGCTCCTGCGGGGGCATGCGCTGCGCCGCGCGCTGCGGCGCCATCGTCGCACAGATGAAGGAGCGCTCGCCGGAGTCGGGGCGCCGGGACGCGCTGCGCTTCCTCGAGCGGGCGCGGCGGCGCAGGCTCGCGGCGGTGGGGCCCGCGCAGGCGCAGCAGGAGGCGCTGGCGCTGGCCCACCTGCGCGCTCAAGTCGGCCGGGAGCCGGGCGAGGACGAGGCATGAAGGTGCTGGTGATCGGCGCCGGTGTGGCGGGGACCGCCGCCGCGTGGGCCGCGGCGCGCGCGAGCGCGGAGGTGGTCGTCGTCCACGATCGCGCTGGGGCCTCGGCGCTCGGCAGCGGCGCGGCCGACTTCGATCCCTGGGAGCGAGCGAGGGCGCCCCACGAGCTCGGCGCCGAAGAGGCCGAGCACCTCCGGGCCCTGGGCTACGTCGCTGGATCGGAGCCGTGCCTGCTCGCGACCTCGGCGGGACTGCTGCGCCCCGCGCGCGCGCGGGACGGCGCCCTCTTGGATCTGGCGGAGCTCGGCGGGCGGCGGATTGCCGTCGCCGAGCTGGTTCGCGACGACTGGGACGCGCCGCTCTTGGCGCACGCGCTCAGCGAGACGGCCTGGGCGAAGCGGACGGGCACGCGCTTCGAACCTCGCGCGCTCGAGCTCGACGCGGAGCGCGCTCTGCCGGCGTACGACTTCGCCGCGCGCTTCGAGGACGAGGCCGAGCTCGAGAAGCTCGGTGCAGAGCTCGCGAAGGCGGGCGGCGGGGCGGACGCCTGGCTGCTCGGACCGTGGCTCGGCACGAAGCCCGGCGTGGCGGAGGCGCTGCGCAAGCGCGTCGAGCTGCCGCTCGGCGAGGCGCTCTCGCTCCCCGGCGGCGCGGCGGGGGCGCGCTTCGAGGCGGCGCGCGACGCGCTTTTGTCCGAGCGCTCGATTCAGGTTCGCCGCGCACGCGTCGAGCGCGTCTCGGCTTCGACGGCGGTGTTGGAGGGGGGCGAGGAGCTCGCCGTGGACCGAGTCGTGCTCGCCCTCGGCGGCGTGCTCGCCGGGGGCATCGTGCTCGACCCCGCGCGTCCCGATCACCCGGGAGGCGCGGGGCTTCGGCCTTCGCTGGACGCTCCCGTGGTCTTGGAGCTGGACGGCTTGCCCGTGGATGCCGTCTCCACGCTCCACGGCGTGGATCTCGCGAGCCACGGCGTCGAGCTGCTCGAGCGCGTTGGCATCGCGGTGAGCGGCGCAGCGGCCCGGGGAGCGCCGGGGATCTTCGTGGCGGGCGACGCCGTCGCCGATCGGCCGCGCACCTGGCTTCGCGCCTTGGCGTCGGGGCTCGCGGCGGGTCGGGCGGCGGCGACCTGAGCGCGGGTCTCGAGACCCGGCCCGCGCGCTCCGTGATAACGTCTCGGTGTGGTGCGTCGGCGGGTGAGCACGGCCGCAGCGATGGCGTTGGCG
It encodes the following:
- a CDS encoding glycerol-3-phosphate dehydrogenase/oxidase — translated: MPVQAASDRPDVDVVVIGGGVNGSGVARDAALRGLSVALFERNDIAFGASGNSSGMIHGGPRYLTYDPDVTYTSCLDSGHIQRIAPHLLFRIPFLVPIQAGRYPASVALTGYDAFFDLYDKYQELKSGKPHVRLSVDEMRQLEPGLKGDAVGGVTFDEWGIDGARLCIGNVVDAIEHGAEVYVHTTVTEVTRREDGSVSGVRYRNRVTGESGARTARVVVNATGAWAPLTGTLAGLEPKAARIRPGKGIHVFLDRRLTNYAVVATAIDGRQVFLLPWQNMSVLGTTDDDYYGDLDEVVANGDEVRYLTQAVERVFPAVKSARAIGTWGGVRPTLYAWGPNEDKLSREHEIVDHAAHGADGLYSMIGGKLASYRIFAEEMTDVVAKRLGNETPVKTHVSPLPGGDEVIDPFVLSDDGLMDPVAALRLEYRHGSRALRVMERIAREPREARVTCECEPVLEAEVRYVVEHELATSVEDVSRRTRLGLGSCGGMRCAARCGAIVAQMKERSPESGRRDALRFLERARRRRLAAVGPAQAQQEALALAHLRAQVGREPGEDEA
- a CDS encoding FAD-dependent oxidoreductase, with product MKVLVIGAGVAGTAAAWAAARASAEVVVVHDRAGASALGSGAADFDPWERARAPHELGAEEAEHLRALGYVAGSEPCLLATSAGLLRPARARDGALLDLAELGGRRIAVAELVRDDWDAPLLAHALSETAWAKRTGTRFEPRALELDAERALPAYDFAARFEDEAELEKLGAELAKAGGGADAWLLGPWLGTKPGVAEALRKRVELPLGEALSLPGGAAGARFEAARDALLSERSIQVRRARVERVSASTAVLEGGEELAVDRVVLALGGVLAGGIVLDPARPDHPGGAGLRPSLDAPVVLELDGLPVDAVSTLHGVDLASHGVELLERVGIAVSGAAARGAPGIFVAGDAVADRPRTWLRALASGLAAGRAAAT